A stretch of Alkalicella caledoniensis DNA encodes these proteins:
- the feoB gene encoding ferrous iron transport protein B — MGKKIVLVGNPNVGKSVFFNAFTGAYVDVSNFPGTTVDISVGKYKNYEVIDTPGVYGISSFNDEERVTKEVVIQADMIVNVVDANNLERDLFLTLQLLDMGKPMILVLNMIDEAKKNGREIDTFKLSNLIGVEVISTIATKKIGIDKVKEAITRAKKGTMDQKISSDISKLHKSLSQEIRLLILEDDQPVLDKYGLKKRGRREEYYLYRRHRVNEICREVIMDRNIKDSIKLRLSNILIHPLWGSVFLVLSLFLIYIFIGDIVSQRIVDFTEGYIMGQLVEPGLVGLISKVINPSSFLGSLLIGEYGIFTLTITYLLGLLLPLVLGFYFVLAIMEDSGYLPRIAVLLDKLMNKIGLNGKGIIPIILGFGCVTMATITTRVLGSQRERTIATFLLAVSIPCSAQLAVIVGLISPLGGYYIALYIFVMISIFIIIGKLLSVIMPGKSSALLIDLPPLRLPRLKNITKKTYHKTIGFLQDAAPLFAMGAMLIGFLQYFDILSSIQNLMTPLTVDWLGLPKEAANVFIMGLIRRDFGTAGLYTLSLTSSQVLVSLVTITLFVPCIASMMVIIKERGLFSGVITFLLSIVIAFFTGGLLAILV; from the coding sequence ATGGGGAAGAAAATAGTATTAGTTGGCAATCCCAATGTAGGGAAATCAGTTTTTTTCAATGCATTTACTGGAGCCTATGTAGATGTGTCAAACTTTCCTGGGACTACAGTTGATATAAGTGTTGGAAAATATAAAAACTATGAAGTAATAGACACACCAGGGGTATATGGGATATCGTCATTTAATGATGAGGAAAGGGTAACAAAGGAAGTAGTAATACAAGCAGATATGATTGTAAATGTAGTAGATGCTAACAATTTAGAGCGGGATCTGTTTTTAACACTACAACTTTTAGATATGGGTAAGCCAATGATTTTGGTGCTTAACATGATAGATGAAGCTAAAAAAAATGGAAGAGAAATAGACACATTCAAACTAAGTAACCTAATAGGGGTAGAGGTAATTAGTACTATTGCCACTAAAAAAATAGGTATAGATAAAGTGAAAGAGGCTATTACAAGGGCAAAGAAAGGTACAATGGATCAAAAAATATCCAGTGATATTAGCAAACTCCACAAATCACTGTCACAAGAAATTAGGCTTTTAATATTAGAAGATGACCAACCAGTCCTAGATAAGTATGGACTTAAAAAGAGAGGAAGGCGGGAAGAATACTATCTTTATAGAAGGCATAGGGTAAATGAAATCTGTAGGGAAGTTATAATGGATAGAAATATAAAAGATTCTATTAAACTTAGGTTAAGCAATATTTTGATACACCCACTATGGGGCAGCGTTTTTTTAGTTCTAAGTTTATTTTTAATATATATTTTCATAGGAGATATAGTTTCCCAGAGGATAGTGGATTTTACGGAAGGGTATATTATGGGACAGTTAGTAGAACCTGGTTTAGTAGGTTTAATAAGTAAAGTGATAAATCCATCTTCTTTTCTAGGTAGTTTGCTAATAGGTGAATACGGAATTTTCACCCTTACCATTACATATCTTTTAGGTCTTTTACTTCCACTTGTATTGGGCTTTTACTTTGTTTTGGCCATAATGGAAGACAGCGGATACTTGCCTAGGATAGCAGTTTTGTTAGACAAACTGATGAATAAAATAGGTTTAAACGGTAAAGGAATTATACCAATAATATTGGGATTCGGGTGTGTTACCATGGCTACAATTACCACTAGGGTTCTTGGGTCACAGCGCGAAAGGACTATAGCCACTTTTCTTTTGGCTGTAAGCATACCATGTAGTGCACAGCTTGCAGTAATCGTAGGACTTATATCACCCTTAGGTGGGTACTACATTGCCTTGTATATATTTGTTATGATTAGTATTTTTATAATTATAGGTAAATTATTATCTGTTATTATGCCAGGCAAAAGTAGTGCATTATTAATTGACTTACCTCCATTGAGACTGCCACGGCTCAAAAATATAACCAAGAAAACATATCACAAGACCATAGGTTTTTTACAGGATGCGGCACCTTTATTTGCCATGGGAGCTATGTTGATTGGTTTTCTACAGTATTTTGATATTTTATCAAGTATTCAAAACCTAATGACACCACTAACAGTTGATTGGTTAGGGCTTCCAAAGGAAGCGGCCAATGTTTTTATAATGGGGTTGATTAGAAGAGACTTTGGGACAGCGGGTCTTTACACATTGTCCCTCACTTCAAGTCAGGTGCTAGTTTCCTTGGTAACTATAACTTTGTTTGTACCATGTATAGCAAGCATGATGGTAATAATCAAAGAAAGGGGACTTTTTTCAGGGGTTATAACTTTTTTGTTAAGTATAGTAATTGCATTTTTTACGGGGGGGCTCCTTGCTATACTTGTATAG
- a CDS encoding DUF362 domain-containing protein: MAYKISDACIECGACEGTCPVSAIAAGEGQYIIDADACIDCGACCDSCPVEAISE; this comes from the coding sequence ATGGCTTACAAAATCTCAGATGCTTGTATCGAATGTGGTGCATGTGAAGGTACCTGTCCGGTTTCAGCTATCGCTGCTGGAGAAGGTCAATACATAATTGATGCTGATGCTTGTATCGATTGTGGTGCGTGCTGTGACTCTTGCCCAGTTGAAGCAATTTCAGAATAA